A genomic window from Chaetodon trifascialis isolate fChaTrf1 chromosome 22, fChaTrf1.hap1, whole genome shotgun sequence includes:
- the pthlha gene encoding parathyroid hormone-like hormone a: MSFGSWGFFFPFPEVSSPGLCLLRRPFFVVESRSGKSETGHQRVLFLSLTLSFSVWDRLCCGKKLVSTMFCSSRVLQRWCFALFLLCSPVPHYGRPIDALSHRIKRSVTHAQLMHDKGRALQDFKRRMWLQELLDEVHTAEIRDLPVRTTGGGGGSSGAGVGLPGVGLGINLSTTGSTLHSKPPGATKNLPISFRLEEEEGTNLPQETNKSQPYKDGVLKAPGKKKKKGRSGKRREGEKRKRRARSLGWRLEDEPGSGLHLEWRSLLGLQRALL; the protein is encoded by the exons ATGTCTTTTGGCTcgtggggttttttttttcctttccccgAGGTGTCATCACCTGGATTGTGTCTCCTGAGACGTCCTTTCTTTGTGGTGGAAAGTCGGAGTGGAAAGTCTGAGACAGGACATCAGAGagtcctttttctctctctgactttaTCTTTTTCCGTGTGGGACAGACTCTGCTGTGGGAAA aAACTCGTCTCCACCATGTTCTGCTCCAGCAGAGTCCTGCAGCGGTGGTGCTTcgctctgttcctcctctgctctccggTGCCACACTATGGACGGCCCATCGATGCCCTGAGCCACAGAAT aAAACGCTCTGTGACTCATGCTCAGCTCATGCATGACAAAGGTCGGGCGCTGCAGGACTTTAAGCGCCGCATGTGGCTGCAGGAGCTCCTGGATGAGGTCCACACGGCGGAGATCCGGGACCTCCCGGTCAGAACCACCGGCGGAggcggcggcagcagcggcgCCGGCGTCGGGCTGCCGGGGGTCGGCCTGGGCATCAACCTGAGCACCACCGGCAGCACCCTGCACTCCAAACCCCCCGGAGCGACCAAGAACCTCCCCATCAGCTTccggctggaggaggaggagggaaccAACCTGCCGCAGGAGACCAACAAGTCTCAGCCCTACAAAGACGGAGTGCTGAAAGCGCccggaaagaagaagaagaaaggcaggtctgggaagaggagggagggggagaagaggaagaggagggcgcGCTCGTTGGGGTGGAGGCTGGAGGACGAACCCGGAAGTGGACTCCACCTGGAGTGGAGGTCCCTGCTGGGCCTGCAGAGGGCGCTGCTCTAA